In the Candidatus Paceibacterota bacterium genome, one interval contains:
- a CDS encoding glycoside hydrolase family 2 TIM barrel-domain containing protein, giving the protein MTSFTLPRSQGIAVALALLGVASGTSAPGEQLKDWQDPKLTGLGQQPPHATIVHCPDARTARRIEFAVNGERVKSPFYRSLNGDWKYHYAANHTGRVPAFWEPGFDDRNWATIPVPSNVELCGYGIPIYVNIRYPWRQDGLKPNPPFVPEDDPNNTVNSYRRKFAVPQDWSGRRVLLTFDGVNSFFYLWINGQKVGFGKDSRTPVEFDITRYLAPGENLLAVENFRWCDGSYLEDQDMWRMSGIFRDVYLWSPPDVHIRDLEVRTDLDAEYRDATLGVRVELENAGPQAAAVSLEGALLDGAGRRVAAPGLEARLEVDGVAAEARLAASIPNPLKWSAEAPNLYKLLLTLKDARGAVLEVIPVNVGFRKVEIREGSLLVNGRRVLFKGVNRHESDPDRGQAITVASMEKDIRVMKQFNVNAVRCSHYPNQTAWYDLCDRYGIYLIDEANIESHGMGYGPETLARDPDWAAAHMDRTVRMVERDKNHPSVIIWSLGNEAGDGPNFEATSKWIRQRDPSRPVHYEQAKRNPHTDIVCPMYPRPRVLEAYSAEAQTRPFIMCEYEHAMGNSSGDFWSYWGQIYSKPHLQGGFIWDWVDQGLRQRQQPLPLARFQQVKPGDKTFWAYGGDFGPAGTPSDDNFCCNGLVTPDREPHPGLHQVKHVYQYIHCRPGDLASRTVEVKNWHDFTNLKDFAAGQWRLKADGRVIQSGRLPELDLPAGASTRLTIPTKAFHPQPGVEYYLELTFSLRHDQPWAKAGHEIAWDEFKLPDFAPPRPAPAEKLVAPELAESGATITVSGRDFEIVFDRRAGGLVSWRFRGRQLIHSPLRPDFWRAQIDNDRGRDMVKSQGIWRGAHQGAQVRSVTVREQPEARAVVVKVATALPKVDADWETDYTVSGNGDVLVEARFKPHNLDLPKLVRLGMQISLPAGFERITWLGPGPQETYCDRKDAKFGLYTGTVEGQFYRDYSEPGETGNKVDVRWLALADGKVGLLAIAGRPGLLSANALHYGTADLNAGKHAFELPRREFITLNLDLKQQGVGGDNSWGTWPHDEFLIPCQEYSYSFRLRPFAAGQDLARLAR; this is encoded by the coding sequence ATGACATCATTCACGTTGCCGCGCAGCCAGGGGATTGCGGTGGCCCTGGCGCTCTTGGGCGTTGCTTCAGGGACCTCCGCGCCCGGTGAACAGCTCAAGGACTGGCAGGACCCGAAGCTCACCGGCCTGGGCCAGCAGCCGCCTCACGCCACCATTGTGCATTGTCCCGATGCGCGCACGGCCCGCCGCATTGAGTTTGCGGTCAACGGTGAGCGAGTTAAATCGCCGTTCTACCGCTCGCTCAATGGCGATTGGAAATACCATTACGCGGCCAACCACACCGGGCGCGTCCCCGCGTTCTGGGAACCCGGTTTCGATGACCGGAACTGGGCGACCATCCCGGTGCCGTCCAATGTCGAGCTTTGTGGTTACGGGATCCCCATCTACGTCAACATCCGCTACCCGTGGAGACAGGACGGGTTGAAGCCCAACCCGCCCTTCGTGCCGGAGGACGATCCCAACAACACGGTCAACTCCTACCGCCGCAAATTTGCGGTGCCCCAAGATTGGTCGGGCCGCCGTGTGCTCCTGACCTTCGACGGTGTGAACTCCTTCTTCTACCTCTGGATCAACGGCCAGAAAGTGGGTTTTGGCAAGGATAGCCGGACGCCGGTCGAGTTTGACATCACGCGCTATCTTGCGCCTGGCGAGAACTTGCTCGCGGTGGAGAATTTCCGGTGGTGCGACGGCTCGTATCTGGAGGACCAGGACATGTGGCGCATGAGCGGCATTTTCCGGGATGTCTATCTCTGGTCCCCGCCCGATGTGCATATACGAGATCTGGAGGTGAGGACGGATTTGGATGCCGAGTATCGCGACGCCACACTCGGCGTACGGGTCGAGCTGGAGAACGCCGGCCCGCAAGCGGCGGCGGTCAGCTTGGAAGGCGCGCTGCTGGATGGCGCCGGCCGGCGCGTGGCGGCGCCGGGGTTGGAGGCGCGCCTGGAGGTGGACGGCGTCGCCGCGGAAGCGAGGCTCGCAGCCTCTATCCCCAACCCGCTCAAATGGTCGGCTGAAGCGCCCAACCTCTACAAACTGCTGCTCACCCTCAAAGACGCGCGGGGCGCCGTGCTCGAGGTGATTCCCGTCAACGTCGGCTTCCGCAAGGTCGAGATTCGCGAGGGCAGCCTGCTGGTCAACGGCCGGCGTGTGCTCTTCAAAGGGGTCAACCGCCACGAGAGCGACCCGGACCGGGGACAGGCCATCACGGTTGCCAGCATGGAGAAAGACATCCGGGTGATGAAGCAATTCAACGTCAACGCCGTGCGGTGCTCGCATTACCCGAATCAAACCGCATGGTACGACCTGTGCGACCGCTACGGCATTTACCTTATTGACGAGGCCAACATTGAAAGCCACGGCATGGGCTATGGCCCGGAGACGCTGGCCAGGGACCCGGATTGGGCCGCGGCCCACATGGACCGCACAGTCCGCATGGTCGAGCGCGACAAGAACCATCCCTCCGTGATCATCTGGTCGCTCGGCAACGAGGCCGGCGACGGCCCGAATTTCGAGGCGACTTCAAAGTGGATTCGTCAGCGCGATCCCAGCCGTCCTGTCCACTATGAACAGGCCAAGCGCAATCCGCACACCGACATCGTCTGCCCGATGTATCCGCGCCCGCGCGTGCTGGAGGCATACTCCGCCGAGGCGCAGACGCGCCCGTTCATCATGTGCGAGTACGAGCACGCCATGGGCAACAGCTCGGGCGACTTCTGGTCTTATTGGGGCCAGATCTACAGCAAGCCCCACCTCCAGGGCGGGTTCATTTGGGATTGGGTGGACCAGGGCTTGCGGCAACGGCAACAGCCGCTTCCGCTGGCGCGCTTCCAGCAGGTCAAGCCGGGCGACAAGACGTTCTGGGCCTACGGCGGCGACTTCGGCCCGGCGGGCACGCCGAGCGACGACAATTTCTGCTGCAACGGCCTGGTCACGCCCGACCGCGAGCCGCATCCCGGCCTGCACCAGGTTAAGCATGTCTATCAATACATACACTGCCGGCCCGGCGATCTCGCCAGCCGCACCGTTGAGGTCAAAAACTGGCATGACTTCACGAACCTGAAGGACTTTGCGGCCGGCCAGTGGCGGCTCAAGGCGGACGGCCGAGTGATCCAGAGCGGACGCCTGCCCGAGTTGGACCTCCCCGCGGGGGCCAGCACACGCCTCACCATTCCCACAAAGGCGTTCCATCCCCAGCCGGGCGTGGAGTACTACCTCGAACTGACCTTTTCGCTCCGCCACGATCAACCCTGGGCCAAGGCGGGCCATGAAATCGCCTGGGACGAGTTTAAGCTGCCGGACTTCGCGCCGCCCCGACCGGCGCCGGCGGAGAAATTGGTGGCGCCTGAACTGGCGGAGAGCGGGGCGACCATCACCGTCAGCGGCCGGGACTTCGAGATCGTATTCGACAGGCGGGCCGGCGGGCTCGTGTCCTGGCGCTTTCGGGGGCGGCAGTTGATCCACAGCCCTCTGCGGCCCGATTTCTGGCGCGCCCAGATTGACAATGACCGCGGGCGCGACATGGTCAAGTCTCAAGGCATCTGGCGCGGCGCCCACCAGGGCGCGCAAGTCCGCTCGGTGACCGTCCGGGAGCAGCCGGAGGCGCGCGCGGTGGTGGTGAAGGTGGCGACGGCGCTGCCGAAGGTGGACGCTGATTGGGAGACCGACTATACGGTCTCCGGGAATGGCGATGTGCTGGTCGAGGCCCGATTCAAGCCGCACAATCTTGATTTGCCCAAGCTCGTGCGCCTCGGCATGCAGATCTCCCTGCCGGCCGGTTTCGAGCGCATCACCTGGCTGGGCCCGGGGCCGCAGGAGACTTACTGCGACCGCAAGGATGCGAAGTTCGGGCTTTATACGGGAACGGTGGAAGGCCAGTTCTACCGGGATTACAGCGAGCCGGGCGAGACCGGCAACAAGGTGGATGTGCGGTGGCTTGCGCTGGCCGACGGCAAGGTCGGCTTGCTGGCAATTGCCGGGCGCCCCGGGCTGCTCAGCGCCAACGCGCTCCATTATGGCACCGCGGATCTGAATGCCGGCAAGCACGCCTTCGAATTGCCGCGCCGTGAGTTCATCACCCTGAACCTCGACCTCAAGCAGCAGGGGGTCGGCGGGGACAACAGTTGGGGCACCTGGCCGCACGACGAATTCCTTATCCCGTGCCAGGAATACAGTTACAGCTTTCGCCTGCGGCCGTTTGCCGCCGGGCAGGACCTTGCCAGGCTGGCGAGGTAA
- a CDS encoding ABC-2 family transporter protein yields MKSEMENHDTRQAPGATPFPARIAHHASRYLAIYAALWKNSVTREMTFKSNFILWIIVELLWFGMQLCFINVLYLHTEHIGTWTQWQVVLLIGASHFIQQIFQAFFLINCTNLSELVRNGKLDFLLLLPVNTRFVVSLRQVDLGAFVNAASAVAVMAYAARQLQLTPSALQVLGFLALCAAGITIHYSLMFLLASISFWTVRAGGIVWGYYNLFNIARLPDEAFRGLFKAVFTFALPMLLVSNVPVRLLADKLSSPGPIFLLLSMSVVCFVISEIGWRTSVRRYTSASS; encoded by the coding sequence ATGAAATCCGAAATGGAGAACCACGACACGCGCCAGGCGCCAGGCGCCACGCCCTTCCCTGCACGCATCGCGCATCACGCGTCGCGCTACCTCGCCATCTACGCCGCCTTGTGGAAGAACTCGGTCACACGCGAGATGACCTTTAAGAGCAACTTCATCCTCTGGATCATCGTGGAGCTGCTCTGGTTCGGCATGCAACTCTGCTTCATCAACGTGCTCTACCTGCACACCGAGCACATCGGCACCTGGACCCAATGGCAGGTGGTGCTGCTGATTGGCGCGAGCCATTTTATCCAGCAGATCTTCCAGGCCTTCTTTCTCATCAACTGCACCAACCTCTCCGAGCTGGTGCGCAACGGCAAGCTCGACTTCCTGCTGCTGCTGCCGGTCAACACGCGCTTTGTCGTGTCGCTCCGGCAGGTGGACCTGGGCGCGTTCGTCAACGCCGCGTCGGCTGTCGCGGTGATGGCCTACGCCGCGCGCCAATTGCAGCTAACCCCAAGCGCCCTGCAGGTGCTGGGCTTCCTGGCGCTCTGCGCGGCCGGCATTACGATTCACTACTCGCTGATGTTCCTGTTGGCCAGCATCAGCTTCTGGACCGTGCGCGCCGGAGGCATTGTCTGGGGCTACTACAACCTGTTCAACATCGCCCGCCTCCCCGACGAAGCCTTTCGCGGCCTGTTCAAGGCGGTCTTCACCTTCGCCCTGCCGATGCTCCTGGTCTCAAACGTGCCCGTGCGGCTGCTGGCCGACAAACTCAGCTCGCCCGGGCCTATATTCCTGCTGCTGAGCATGAGCGTGGTTTGCTTCGTCATCTCCGAAATCGGCTGGCGCACCTCCGTGCGTCGCTACACCAGCGCCAGCTCCTGA
- a CDS encoding ABC-2 family transporter protein: MKKYWHVINIGVQNNLTYRFNFLARAVFGLIPLIAMLYVWRTIYAGKGPGTMVGSYTLAEMISYYLLTTVVDALTAVNEDDWQIAADIKDGNISQFLLKPIDYLWYRLCLFLSGRVTYLAVAVTPLTIFIVSLHQYVALPPSWAAFGAFLLSVILTALLQFFMSYAMAMLAFWVLEVSTFIFILFAFEYIASGHLFPLDILPRGLEQALYYTPFPYQLYFPVSIYMGKTTGASLLSGLVIQGLWVIAAYCIARFAWRRGIKRYSAVGG, encoded by the coding sequence ATGAAGAAGTACTGGCATGTCATCAATATCGGAGTCCAGAATAACCTGACCTACCGGTTCAACTTTCTGGCGCGGGCGGTGTTCGGCTTGATCCCGCTCATTGCCATGCTCTACGTCTGGCGCACCATCTACGCCGGCAAGGGCCCGGGAACGATGGTCGGCAGCTACACGCTGGCGGAGATGATCTCATATTATCTCCTTACGACCGTCGTGGACGCGCTGACGGCCGTGAACGAAGATGACTGGCAAATCGCCGCCGACATCAAGGACGGCAACATCAGCCAGTTCCTGCTCAAACCGATTGACTATCTCTGGTATCGCCTGTGCCTGTTCCTGTCCGGCCGGGTGACCTACCTCGCCGTGGCGGTAACGCCGCTGACGATCTTCATCGTGTCGCTCCACCAATACGTTGCCTTGCCGCCCAGTTGGGCCGCCTTCGGCGCCTTTCTGCTCTCGGTGATTCTGACGGCACTGCTCCAGTTCTTCATGTCCTATGCGATGGCGATGCTGGCGTTTTGGGTGCTGGAGGTCTCAACGTTCATCTTCATCCTCTTCGCCTTTGAATACATCGCCAGTGGCCACCTGTTCCCCCTGGACATCCTCCCGCGTGGCCTCGAGCAGGCGCTCTATTACACCCCGTTCCCCTATCAGCTCTATTTTCCCGTGAGCATCTACATGGGCAAGACCACAGGCGCGAGCCTGCTCAGCGGTTTGGTAATCCAGGGACTATGGGTCATCGCGGCCTACTGCATAGCCCGCTTCGCATGGCGACGCGGCATTAAAAGATACTCGGCGGTGGGAGGGTGA
- a CDS encoding NUDIX domain-containing protein codes for MIRNIIFDWSGTLVDDLPAVWEATNYVLTQAQRSEMSLEQFRAEFCLPFTIFYDRYVPHIPLPQLEEWFHSRFRQVQNSVCALPHAREFLEYCRARNLRTFLLSTVNREHFAVQSAVTGFGSFLEKPYLNVWDKRQKIHEILEENGLAPDETLFIGDMQHDIETARHGGVHSCAVLTGYNTLEQLRAAQPDLIVEHLGELRDLLRQNELHLKPPAKRFEDSHPPIVTVGGLIYNAADEVLVIRTHKWSNLWGIPGGKIKWGETSVEALRRELKEETGLEIAGIEFVLVQDCIRSKEFYRDAHFVLLNYTCRCAGKPAVKLNDEAREFRWVTAAQALEMPINQPTRQLLLTVAGARR; via the coding sequence ATGATTCGGAACATCATCTTCGACTGGTCGGGCACGTTGGTGGACGACTTGCCTGCGGTCTGGGAGGCAACCAATTATGTGCTCACGCAGGCGCAGCGGTCGGAGATGAGCCTGGAGCAGTTCCGCGCGGAGTTTTGCCTTCCTTTCACCATCTTCTATGACCGCTACGTTCCGCACATCCCGCTGCCGCAACTCGAGGAGTGGTTTCACAGCCGCTTCCGGCAGGTGCAGAACTCGGTCTGCGCTTTGCCGCACGCGCGGGAATTCCTGGAGTATTGCCGCGCGCGCAACCTGCGCACCTTCCTGCTCAGCACGGTCAATCGCGAGCATTTCGCGGTGCAGTCGGCTGTGACGGGGTTTGGCTCGTTTCTCGAGAAGCCGTATTTGAACGTGTGGGACAAGCGTCAGAAGATCCATGAAATCCTGGAGGAGAACGGACTGGCGCCGGATGAGACGCTTTTCATCGGCGACATGCAGCACGACATTGAGACGGCGCGGCATGGGGGCGTTCATTCCTGCGCGGTGCTCACGGGCTACAACACGCTGGAGCAGTTGCGGGCGGCACAGCCCGACCTCATCGTGGAGCACTTGGGCGAGCTGCGCGACCTGTTGCGGCAGAACGAGCTTCACCTCAAACCGCCCGCGAAACGATTTGAAGACAGCCACCCGCCCATCGTCACGGTGGGTGGCCTGATCTACAATGCGGCGGACGAGGTGCTGGTGATTCGAACGCACAAGTGGTCGAACCTTTGGGGCATTCCCGGCGGCAAGATCAAGTGGGGCGAGACTTCGGTCGAGGCGCTGCGCCGCGAACTCAAGGAGGAGACCGGGCTGGAGATCGCCGGCATCGAGTTTGTGCTGGTCCAGGACTGCATTCGCTCGAAGGAATTTTATCGCGATGCGCATTTCGTTCTGCTGAACTACACCTGCCGGTGCGCGGGCAAGCCGGCGGTGAAGCTAAACGACGAGGCTCGTGAGTTTCGCTGGGTGACGGCGGCGCAGGCCCTCGAAATGCCCATTAACCAGCCGACGCGCCAACTGCTGTTGACCGTGGCGGGAGCCAGGCGTTGA
- a CDS encoding dihydroneopterin aldolase produces MSKITIVDLEVHYCVGVTDEERAEPQRLLLTVDMNFDFSSAAVSDRIERTINYQTVAEDMLKFGEGRSWKLVERVVDNIADRILAEYKPQAVLVEIKKFSIPQARFISVSTGKTRTPG; encoded by the coding sequence ATGTCGAAGATTACTATTGTAGATCTGGAAGTGCATTATTGTGTCGGCGTGACCGATGAGGAACGCGCCGAGCCGCAGCGCCTGCTGCTGACGGTGGATATGAACTTTGATTTCTCCTCCGCCGCGGTGAGCGACCGCATCGAGCGAACGATCAACTACCAGACCGTCGCGGAGGACATGCTGAAATTCGGCGAGGGCCGGAGCTGGAAGCTGGTGGAGCGGGTGGTGGACAATATCGCCGACCGGATTCTGGCCGAGTACAAGCCCCAGGCGGTGCTTGTGGAAATCAAGAAGTTCTCCATTCCCCAGGCGCGGTTCATTTCGGTCAGCACTGGCAAGACGCGCACGCCGGGCTGA
- a CDS encoding CBS domain-containing protein, whose amino-acid sequence MNPNSTISEILSRKGNAAWSTTPDATVFEAIQLMADKNVGAVLVTENDKLVGIISERDYTRKVVLKGKSSKTTAVKEVLSSHVIHVSPAHTVEECMRLMTDHHVRHLPVLEGDKIIGVVSIGDLVNWIISAQHTTISQLQTYITGVPG is encoded by the coding sequence ATGAATCCTAACAGCACGATCAGCGAAATACTAAGCCGCAAAGGCAACGCCGCCTGGTCCACCACGCCGGACGCCACCGTCTTCGAGGCAATTCAACTGATGGCCGACAAGAACGTCGGGGCGGTCCTGGTGACAGAGAATGACAAGTTGGTGGGCATCATCTCGGAGCGGGACTATACGCGCAAAGTGGTGCTCAAGGGCAAATCCTCCAAGACAACGGCGGTGAAGGAGGTCCTTTCCAGCCATGTCATCCACGTCAGCCCCGCCCACACCGTCGAGGAATGCATGCGGCTGATGACCGATCACCACGTCCGCCACTTGCCGGTCCTGGAAGGCGACAAGATAATCGGTGTTGTCTCGATTGGGGACCTCGTCAACTGGATCATCTCGGCACAGCACACCACCATCAGCCAATTGCAAACCTACATCACCGGCGTGCCCGGCTGA
- a CDS encoding sulfite exporter TauE/SafE family protein — protein MTVTEILGLMIAAIAGGAINAVAGGGTLITFPALLLFGTPPVVANATSTLALVIGTSGGIYGYRKHLTPVRPWLWRFAPVSVLGGLVGAVLLTCTSNKTFSMLVPFLILFATLLFLAQGTFRRFANLDRQTTPGETHQAVWGAILFQLGVAVYGGYFGAGIGILMLASLGFIGLSNIHEMNTLKTILASLINLVAAGWFIWAGLIHWPKAGVMTAGALLGYFLGSHYAQQISQQRVRQIITLIGFTLAAVTFYEQFLR, from the coding sequence ATGACGGTGACTGAAATCCTGGGCCTGATGATCGCCGCAATTGCGGGCGGGGCGATCAACGCCGTGGCCGGGGGCGGAACGCTGATCACCTTTCCGGCGTTGCTGTTGTTCGGCACTCCGCCGGTCGTCGCCAATGCCACCAGCACCCTGGCTTTGGTCATCGGCACCTCGGGCGGCATTTACGGTTACCGGAAGCACCTGACGCCGGTCAGGCCCTGGTTGTGGCGCTTTGCGCCCGTCAGCGTGTTGGGGGGACTGGTTGGCGCCGTCCTGCTTACCTGCACCAGCAACAAGACCTTCTCCATGCTGGTGCCTTTCCTGATCTTGTTTGCCACTTTGCTGTTCCTGGCCCAAGGCACCTTCCGCCGGTTCGCCAATCTTGACCGCCAGACCACCCCCGGCGAAACGCATCAAGCGGTTTGGGGCGCGATCCTGTTCCAGCTTGGCGTGGCCGTTTACGGCGGCTACTTCGGCGCAGGCATCGGCATCCTGATGCTTGCGTCGCTAGGTTTCATCGGCCTGAGCAACATCCACGAGATGAACACGCTCAAGACCATCCTCGCTTCACTCATCAATCTGGTTGCCGCCGGCTGGTTCATCTGGGCCGGCCTGATTCACTGGCCCAAGGCCGGCGTCATGACCGCGGGGGCGCTGCTGGGCTACTTCCTCGGCTCCCATTACGCCCAGCAGATTTCGCAGCAGCGCGTGCGGCAGATCATTACCCTCATCGGTTTCACCCTGGCCGCCGTGACCTTCTACGAGCAGTTCCTCCGCTGA
- a CDS encoding SDR family NAD(P)-dependent oxidoreductase: MTSPLTGKWILITGASSGFGAAAASAFGAEGCNLLLGARRLDRLQQVAQEARRAGAAGAHFHALDVSQTPSVDDFVKWARQTISLRQPSDARLDVLINNAGGAHGLDPVAQGKDADWETMLQANLLGVLRMTRAALPLMLSNPGSSIINIGSVAGHVAYEGGAAYCAAKAGELQITRALRLELNGTGIRVCTVDPGLAETEFSLVRFKGDASRARKVYEGTHPLTAEDIAEILVWVASRPPRVNIDELLVKPTDQAAVHKVHRRPA, from the coding sequence ATGACCTCACCACTCACAGGCAAATGGATTCTGATCACCGGCGCGTCCAGCGGCTTCGGCGCCGCGGCGGCAAGTGCCTTCGGCGCCGAAGGCTGTAACCTCCTGCTCGGCGCCCGGCGGCTCGACCGTCTCCAACAAGTGGCCCAGGAAGCCCGCCGAGCTGGCGCCGCCGGTGCGCACTTCCACGCCCTCGACGTCAGCCAAACCCCCAGCGTGGACGACTTCGTGAAATGGGCGCGCCAAACCATTTCCCTTCGCCAACCCTCCGACGCCCGTCTGGATGTCCTTATCAACAACGCCGGTGGCGCGCATGGCCTGGATCCCGTGGCCCAGGGCAAAGATGCGGATTGGGAGACCATGCTCCAGGCCAATCTCCTGGGCGTCCTGCGCATGACCCGCGCCGCGTTGCCGCTTATGCTGAGCAACCCGGGCAGCTCTATCATCAATATCGGCTCCGTGGCCGGCCATGTCGCCTATGAAGGCGGCGCCGCCTACTGCGCCGCCAAGGCAGGCGAACTTCAGATCACCCGCGCGCTGCGACTCGAACTCAACGGCACCGGCATCCGCGTCTGCACCGTTGATCCCGGCCTGGCCGAGACCGAGTTCTCCCTCGTCCGCTTTAAAGGCGACGCATCCCGCGCGAGGAAGGTCTATGAGGGCACACACCCTCTCACCGCCGAAGACATCGCCGAGATCCTCGTCTGGGTCGCGAGCCGGCCACCGCGCGTCAACATTGACGAACTGCTCGTGAAGCCCACCGATCAGGCGGCCGTGCACAAGGTCCATCGCCGCCCAGCCTGA